From Kineosporia succinea, the proteins below share one genomic window:
- a CDS encoding NADH-quinone oxidoreductase subunit D yields MVLNIGPQHPATHGVLRLRVVVDGERVISAEPIVGYMHRGAEKLFEVRDYRQIIVLANRHDWLSAFANELGVVLAAEQMLELEVPERAVWARTLLAELNRVLNHLMFLGSYPLELGAITPVFYSFTEREELQAVMEEISGGRMHYMFNRVGGLKEDLPAGWTARVLKTIAAVRRRLPRLESLIVGNEILRARTRGVGVLSRETAAAYGVSGPVARASGLDIDLRRDDPYLAYGELFAPGGPGRVVTRTEGDCLARFEVLVEQVHVSLDLAQACVERLRELPPGPINTKLPKVLKVPAGHVYRWTENPLGLNGYYLVSKGDKVPWRLKLRSASFSNVQVLSELLPGCLLSDLVAILGSTFFVVGDVDK; encoded by the coding sequence ATGGTGCTCAACATCGGCCCGCAGCACCCGGCCACCCACGGTGTGCTGCGGCTGCGCGTCGTGGTCGACGGCGAGCGCGTGATCAGCGCCGAGCCGATCGTCGGGTACATGCACCGTGGCGCCGAGAAGCTCTTCGAGGTGCGCGACTACCGGCAGATCATCGTGCTGGCCAACCGCCACGACTGGCTCTCCGCGTTCGCCAACGAACTCGGCGTGGTGCTGGCCGCCGAGCAGATGCTCGAACTCGAGGTGCCGGAACGGGCCGTCTGGGCCCGCACCCTCCTGGCCGAGCTCAACCGCGTCCTCAATCACCTGATGTTCCTGGGCTCGTACCCGCTGGAGCTCGGGGCGATCACGCCGGTCTTCTACTCGTTCACCGAGCGGGAGGAACTGCAGGCGGTGATGGAGGAGATCAGCGGCGGGCGCATGCACTACATGTTCAACCGGGTCGGCGGCCTGAAGGAAGACCTGCCCGCGGGCTGGACCGCCCGGGTGCTGAAGACGATCGCGGCCGTGCGCCGGCGGTTGCCCCGGCTGGAGTCGCTGATCGTGGGCAACGAGATCCTTCGGGCGAGGACGCGCGGTGTGGGTGTGCTGTCGAGGGAGACGGCCGCCGCCTACGGGGTGAGCGGTCCGGTCGCGCGGGCCAGCGGGCTCGACATCGACCTGCGCCGTGACGACCCCTACCTGGCCTACGGCGAGCTGTTCGCCCCCGGCGGGCCGGGTCGCGTGGTCACCCGCACCGAGGGCGACTGCCTGGCCCGGTTCGAGGTCCTGGTGGAGCAGGTGCACGTGAGCCTCGACCTGGCGCAGGCCTGCGTGGAACGGCTGCGCGAACTGCCACCCGGCCCGATCAACACGAAACTGCCCAAGGTCCTGAAGGTTCCGGCCGGCCACGTCTACCGCTGGACCGAGAACCCGCTCGGGCTCAACGGGTACTACCTGGTCAGCAAGGGCGACAAGGTGCCCTGGCGGCTGAAGCTGCGCTCGGCCTCGTTCAGCAACGTGCAGGTGCTCAGCGAACTGCTGCCGGGCTGCCTGCTCTCCGACCTGGTGGCGATTCTCGGGTCCACGTTCTTCGTCGTCGGGGACGTGGACAAGTAG
- a CDS encoding PH domain-containing protein, which translates to MAGTTDGSLGDVFDADGVVWTPVSQRLASARRAWLGLETVVGAVVLAIPAVLWTPWFWIGVAAVVAAFFWGWWLVGRQVRAWGYAERADDLLIRHGVMFRELVVVPYGRMQFVDVQAGPVDQLFGVAHIQLHTASAGTDARIPGLIAAEASRLRDRLASRGEARLAGL; encoded by the coding sequence ATGGCCGGGACGACGGATGGTTCGCTGGGCGACGTGTTCGATGCCGACGGCGTGGTCTGGACGCCGGTCTCGCAACGGCTGGCCTCGGCCCGACGGGCCTGGCTCGGCCTGGAGACCGTGGTCGGTGCGGTCGTGCTCGCGATTCCCGCGGTGCTCTGGACCCCGTGGTTCTGGATCGGCGTGGCGGCCGTTGTCGCCGCGTTCTTCTGGGGCTGGTGGCTCGTCGGCCGGCAGGTGCGGGCCTGGGGTTACGCCGAACGCGCCGACGACCTGCTGATCCGGCACGGCGTGATGTTCCGGGAGCTGGTCGTGGTGCCGTACGGGCGGATGCAGTTCGTCGACGTGCAGGCCGGTCCCGTCGATCAGTTGTTCGGTGTGGCGCACATCCAGCTGCACACCGCCTCCGCCGGCACCGACGCCCGCATCCCGGGCCTGATCGCGGCCGAGGCCTCACGCCTGCGTGACCGCCTCGCCTCCCGCGGCGAGGCCAGGCTGGCGGGTCTGTGA